The following is a genomic window from Episyrphus balteatus chromosome 1, idEpiBalt1.1, whole genome shotgun sequence.
atttttattgacGACGCGacgataggaaaaaaaaatatgatgaaaAAACATTAATTCTTAGTTTTTGTGTGCAAACACGGATCTATAAATTTGGTTTTGGAAACCCagtaaaaaaaatgctacactgatgaagtTCAGGATGAAAGGATtcaaaagttcttaaaaatgtttttggtgaaagggtgtttttttgatgggttgagttatgcgtgagaaaggtatcataacagctgacttcaattttattaatttttaaaacttggtgaaaaagttttgtttggtataagaattaagataaagtgtacaaaattatcttgagtgaaagggtgtttttttttttaagaaatgatgaaattcggaattagtaccacaaaaactgggaaaaaatgtGTACACAAAAATTGTTAcaatgaaaattgttaaaaatgtttcatttataacagaaactgACTGACACAAAAATATTGccttggtgtttttttttttctattttttttttctttaatacaaATCATTAGgcattgaaaattgaaaaaaaaactgtttgggtacgcccaaaaacaaaaacttaatattttcaTTCCAAATCTTGTTTGCGTACGAAATTTACCCATTGTTTGAGACCATTATCATtccgttttaaaaaatatgtacaagtTACATACGTATTTAAGTCCAAAAACAGGAAGTTACAAAGCAACACAACATTTTccattgaaacatttttttttttttaatttacctacaTTAATTTGAATTGCATCTAATTTTATGTCTTCAGTATTGTTATCTTTTAGCTATTCTGAATGATTTCATCATTAAATGCTTTAAACGAATTTATATTTCCTTAACCCTGACCCTTGGCACTTTGGCAGTGTCAGTGTGATTGGAAAGAGCTCTCGCCAAATATGAGATTACcgatagtaattttttttaataattaaaaatcaaatcttATAAAAGTGGTGttgtcgttaaaaaaaaaaaaaaaacagcacaaaaaaaattctttgatttttaattttaagaaaaccaaaaattgttttaactacCTATTTCCTCTATTTGCCTCTGTGGGCGGACACATTATCATAAGATAGTGCTGAATTTCAGcaaggtttttttattttagaccttttttgatttttttgagcaatttgAAGCTATGTGtgaaaaaaacgtattttctaaaaatactgattttaagaaaaactgggaagaatttttttaataagctcattttttttatatgaattttgatGTGATAAATTTAAATCTGAcgtcagtttttgaaaatattcacaattttaatcgaaaaaaaaaacttacaaaatggACGGTTTTCATCAAGgttttttatgcaatttattcaaaaatttgttgggGTTTACGAATAACTAATATCAGATTGGAATTCAGCATTCAGAGCTTAATTAAAGATGTGATCGATATTAAAACCTACAAattgtttctttaagttttcCTATGTTACAATTGAGTTCGCAAAAAAACTCTAATGTTCTGAAACtttgttctcaaaaaaaaaaaaaacaaaataaaaaactacgATATTTTCCATTGTAACCTGACTTGAGTCGTTATTTTactggaatattttttattgaagtcTACCTTACAATAATGTTCTCATGAGAGTCTTATTCTATCAAGCTTGCACTTCCACCCAAAtataaaattcagaattttagAACTatcttattatgtttttttgttaaaaaattttgaatattaattcgAGAAACGTAAAATTCgagaatacatatttttttactttgtttttatttcttttttatattccgTTTTACTCAAATATTTAGAGGAATGaaagcttttatttattttaattcattgcaccggcacacaaaaaaaaagtgtcatgtaccagcaaccagacctatttttctatgtttttgggaacgctgaatccgaatttcaagtccgtttttcccggccaccctccagttttgataaaaaaaggtaaaaaacttcctttttttgagttttttttgcaatttactcaaaactggagggtgacagacTTGAAATTCCAATTCAGCGGGTCCTAAAACATATAGAaggataggtctggttcctggtgttattaattaaaacacaattttaagtATTATCAAATTACATCGGAAACATTTTCtacatatttattattatactcGTGTCCTTCgttaaatttccaagaaaaaggctattttcctgttttttttgtCACCCTAAATCAGCCACTTTCTACTTTGGTGGGTGGGGCAGTAGGCGGAAATTGCTTGGGTTGGTTTATCGTCTTcttgaaaatttcatcaaaatcggtCAAGTTGTTTAGATTTTATAGAGTTTTTTCCACTCTCCTGTACAAGGTGCTCCACTGTGAGACGCACCAAAACCATTTATTTTGGACTTCTTTATCATCgttatgttagttttgattaaaacattgaatttttgtttgacacGAGTCCAATGCTTAAGCTATATTAGCTAGCTATAGCTAtagagcataaataaaatatttcatatttctTATCAACGATTGATGCCCTCTCAAGCCATAAAGGTCTCATTTTAATCAATTCTGGGTTTTTTCTCCATATATTTTTGGGCATTCTAttacaaacatcaaaaataaatataaacttttttcaaatttttaaattattatgttCTGGTTGAAAAGTATGCTACAAATCGATGTTCAAGCGGagataatttagaaaaaaaaaatagtaggtattgTTAAATGTCTTGTTTTTATAAAGTCTAGATTTTTATACCAAAaccatacattttatatatcGTTGCAAAGGTCTTAATGTTTTTCTTTCTCATCCATATCTTGAGTTGtcgattttttataatttttgtttgtgtgttttaCTTTCAAATATTTTAGTCTTTTTATTAGACAGGAACTCTacagcaaaaatagaacaacgaaatagttcaagagtttttattgctgaatatgattccttggcataaaagaatactccaaCCAAATATGGTTAAATTATAGTCAAACGACAGCAGCAGTcttcttaaaaaagaaaacaatcttTTGCTGAATTTTTCCAGGAGAAACATAAGACCTATGTTCGGTTATTGGGTATAAAATGGGaggtacttttattttttatgtaaaaatatagaaaaagtgcaaatttttgaaaaggtacatttcagttgtttcttgacaaaaaattgcactacaaagtttggacgtaccgGCTTCCTACACGAAATGctcttgatttagtaaaaaaataaatcctcaattttttaacttttttttcattgatattaggttagaattttagtcaaaaattgtttttaaaatttattaaccatttaaacttgaaaaaaaatttaatttgctatgaaaagtgtctttgagcCATTTCAAATTGAGGCTTTGTTTTCGAGTTTAATCATAAAAACTGGTTCTCAgttgttgccgttttctcagaaatgcaccaatgaattttttagcatttttgacTGGCGTATTCTTTTATGCCTTCTTtggcaataaaaactcttgaacaaATTTGTTTCAGGTTCCATGCAAAAGGGTCTGTTCAATAGactatttataatatctattgATTTAAATACCAATCTTGTTCCTATCAATTttcgtttagaaaaaaaaaagttttttctaaactcacctttgtttaccctattttcaaaaaaaaacccttaatattgaaacttttaaattaGATTTTCTCTGGCATAACATCTTTTTAAAACTCAGACTTTTCATATTTATAAGAGTAAAGCCGCAcgttggcgaaaaaactcaaacaaaataactttaaatCGTGGCAACATTGACGAGGGAACGAGggaacccatgtgcaaactgtttctttagacactacctttAGGAATAACGATGAGTGTAGGTCCGTCGGTCGGTGGTCCTAGGGAAATcagaaatacaattttcatcGAATTGACAGTTGTAGAACCATTTAAGTTGCCTTCTTAAAACAGTTGTTAAGCTAGAAAACTAAATATTCACCACATGTGTATCTGAATATTTCAAAAGGTACGTATTCTGAATAAGCAGGTATatttacacggttaaaaattctgaagtatttttcaatactttttgggttacatagaGGTCTAcaccagggccctatttcataaaactacaagactaataataattatttgtgaatttacttgtagcttgtaaattatcagcaaatttctgtttcataaagaaTTCGAATAGACTAATAACTACAAGTATCGTAGACTTGTAACTACAataatccagttaaataagggtttaacctcggaatgaatgtttgtagaaattttttttgctcaatatcttccttttgccattctataacatatctcaaaagtctaaaaaaatctcatgtccgcaagtcctaattttcttagtttgaagataaggtacagatttaaaaaaattgaaaaactacacttcagatatttgtgtcagatcaacatgaataaggtgcattacttttcagggatggtcaggttaacttgtttgtgagttttgttgcaataagtgttaaaaaatacctttaaatcatgtcgcttatgttggtatacatagaaaaatttaaacttttcttattaatttttttaaaatctgcatcttattttcaaaccaagaaaattaggacttgcggacatgagatttttttagatttttgagggtagttaaagaatatccaaacaaagattaaaatgaaaaaattagcctattagcacttattccttagatgaacaagaatcttctttattgcgtatcctaaaatttgccgctccatcaaaaaataccattatttcgtaggtgtatatattttttgtaatggattgttttgatttttaataatgatggattctaaaatcttcatgcaaaatttgtttcatctaccataacttttaagggtttttcggcagtaagtttgcaactgttataataatatgagttgacagatgaaaaacaggtataactttttccagagacgtcagattgtcttgattttagattttttggaatcagcattaaaaaataccttgaaatcatgtatcatatgtgtatataataccatagcctatttttgctaattttgaaaatctccatttcgcgatttgaccttgaaatcgcgacaagcgaacatgagatttttctagacttttgagatatgttatagaatggcaaaaggaagatattgagcaaaaaaaatttctactaacattcattccgagatttaccccttttttctccttattttactgtattatacgATTTCTTTCAAAAGTAGaactcctatcgaaaaaaattaaatacaacttttactaaaacaattttagttttaattaacctcaaaaatattgagaaaaatgccaaaatacgattttttgatttttattttcttacaaaaatggTAGGGTTAACAAAACCTGTTTAAAAATTACTCTGTTGTGTTTTATACCTATTTGTAATTTTctttgtaaaataataattattggatttttgacgaatttatgcaagttgaaaaaaatagttactgaaaaactttttgaaaaggttCCAATGCCGTTACTTAGATGGAAAACCTTTTATTTATGTAGAAAAAGATACTTTTATCTATGAAAAGATTGAGAAAACttgaaaaagaaacaaagaaaaagattttttagatCGAATTTTCCGTAATTAGCTGttatattggcgagaaatatttttccatagaaaccgcttttctaatggcctttgaacATGTGAATTTGATTCTAGCATTAGAATGGCTccaacgtgcaaagtttttgagataccgaattttgaactttgaaaaacaatatttttgtgatgttttggcatgtgataaaatttttctgactttggattcgaactAAGCAcatgaaaatcttaaaaaaaaattgtttagttttgtttttcttttttacaaaaacccTGTTGACTAGTAATTCAATAGGGCAGAAAATAGAAAGATATAAGAAttgaatatcaaaatatttaaaaacgatatcaattttattgaaatacgtTTTAAGAGAGCCatgtttcttttaaaaataaagccaatatttgagtttctaccgtaattattaacaaaactttttttaaatggaatattttctttgaaatcatttaagaagTTTACAAGAAAGtcagaaatgaagaaaacggttttatagCAGGTAggtaataactttaaaaaaaatatttttggaatcaAAATCGTGAGAGTtggtttttaacatttaaattttattcaaaacgatttttaagttaagtatcttttattcaacttttaataattgattaaaaatcttaaaaacgaATGCATTTATctggaaaattagaaaaatttttagtttccaaccactgttttcttgttttactcaaaaaagtaattcaaattttgaatgaaaaaatcaaagaatttgcaaatacgggacaatcacaaaaaaaaacatggcaaTGAGAAACTAAGACATTCACCAGTTTTTATTACAGGAATCATTCAATGGGTTAtcttataagagaagataaaaccgcggagtgctattaaatgagagggtggaaactgaagatagggtgcaaaagccccctttttgtttttttcaatatacctcgtaaaccaagcaaaatttttatatattgcacataaaactttttgtagagaattaaatttcctattggaataatgtttttttaaaaaagttgtctTCGTCACCTGGGAAGTAAGCCGCCGCAACAACAATCGTTTGAGGTATACCATCACACTCAATTTGGGTCTGGATCGGTACTAGATCCCTCGTCATAAATTCTGAAAgacatataaattttatattatttcttatttttatgcaaGCTCTGGGCGAGTCGTGCCTCGTGTCCCATATCAAATCAGAGTTACTACTATTTAGACCTCTTACCTGACCTTTGTAGGTCCAAGGTTCTTGGATCAGTGCTAGTCCCAAATTCTCCTTTGCAAACTTTCTTACCAGAACGGCTGATGCCGCTTTTGCGTGGTGGAGGTTAATTTGGGCTAGCTTGGTGATCCCGCGTCCGTTCATTTTGGTTTTAACAGATGGGGACTATTGCCCCCTCATCTGCTAACAGATGGTTTTCTTCCTCCTCAGTAGGAAGCACGTCTGACCCGGCTTGACTCAAGGTGAGGTCCATGTCCTCTAACTCATCGTCGAGACGAACCTTTTCCATACCCATGAGGTCCAGTGAATCTGCCTGGCTGCCGGATGGGAGGGATTGTTGGGTGTTTTGTAGGGGTGGTAGGGAGTTTGTGGGTGGGGTTTCATTGGGTTGATTGGAATCTATAGTAGGAAAACGGGTATTTGACATTTCTACCTCTTGGGTCCCTTGGGGTGCTACGTTTCCAGGCTTATGCAAGGTAGTAGGCACTGATGGTTTCTTTAGGCCTGATACACCAATTTTGCCGAATTTATAGTGAAGTTCATGTTGAGCCTTCACTATAGCATCGGCCGACTTGGAATCAATGCTGATCACCATCAGTTGCCCCTTTCCTTCTGCCGTGCTTTTGAGCACCCTCCAGGCCTGGATTGCCAGTCCTTCATTTTGGGCTTGGATGAGAGCCAATGACTTCCTGTCCTCTTGCCCACTGCTTTTTGGAAGGAATACAGTGATGTGCTGCATTTTGGGGATATCGTCACCCAAGCATGCCATCAATTCGGTACCCTTCCAATTTTGCAATTCTGAGGCTTTTAGTTTTAGCCAATCTGCTGTAGGTTGCCCTACGCAGTCGACTAAAAGGAAGCCTGTTCTATAATGCAGTCCATTGAATTTAAGTTTGTGTGTCCATCCCAAGGACACCTCCTCAATTATGGCCTCTTCCAGTGTTGACAGTTCGTCAGCACTGAGAGATGCCTCAGGAAAATCCTTAGGTAGGACAGCAACCTTAATTCCAGTTGCCACACTTGCATAGCTTAAGCCCAGTGCTTCAGCACCTGCCTTGACGGTACTAAGTCCCGTTTCGACAGTTGCATTTGTCCTGGGCTTTTTAACTTCTTGCCTCTGAGGAGCAGTTATTTGGCTGCTCTTCCGTTTACCCTGGTCTTGGCTTTTGGGTGGTTCGCTTGAATTTGCTAGCTTTCTCTCCTCCATCTTTTTCTTGGCTTCTTCCCGAGACAAGCCTTGCCTCAGGAATCTGCTATACCATTTCTTGCCCGCTCCACTAAGCGAATCGCGGTATAGTGAGTCGTTTTGACCACCTGAACCCGGATTCGGATTAGTGCGTGCTTTTATGGTTATTGTCGATGGAGTCGATTCTGCTTCTGATGGTTTGTTCCCATCTTTAGCATCTACTTCGGCCCTAGTACCATCTTCCACCTTAGGAGGGATACTCCCGCTGCTAGCTTCTGATGATACCGCACCTTGAGCTAACCGGTTCTTTTTATGCTGCTTTGGCTTTGCACCTTTTTTGCTGCACCCCGGTTTCGAGTCGTCGCCATGGAGATCTCTCTCCATCTGACTCGCTAAATCGCTGGCGGTGACATCCCGCTggacaacgattttttttaaatttttgttgttattagattttttcgacattttatgtatttttggttAGTTCCCACGTTAAGCTAGAGAATAAAAAAAGTCCATCATATCAGAGCTCCGCATGATAAGATAAGGTCTTGATACTCTTTGATTCGACCCGGTTTCAAAGAGGCACCGTTAAAATACAGCCGGATACCCCTGGCTGCAAACCACTCCAATAGGCACGGTTACATCACCTTGGATTAGGGGTGGCAGTTCTTGGTCGTAACTCCTCAAAATTACTGCCGATTTAGGTTTCCCCAAACGTGGTAGATCAGATGAATCTTTGAAACTCAAGCCACCGCACCAACGTCAAGGTGACTGCCACGCGGTagattttttagttaaaaacatatcaattttgaaattgtacACGAAATGTTtcggtttttgttttataaaaaaaatcttttaatttagAAAGATGaatcataactttaaaatttttaataaattctataaaattgTTGATAGTGTACTAAACGACACACCAACATTTTCAGCCacatcttttttcttttctccacTTTTAACTTTATCAATAATCGCCAATTTCTCTGATAGCGAAATAGCCTTGTGATTGGCGAACTTAAAACGAAACTCAAACGAACGATCCACCTATCACCTCTCTATATGCGTACAATTTCTACAACACATGTATCCTTTTTCATGCAtccatacatacatacatacaataactttaagaaaattcaaaacgGGGAATATATTTTAAGGGGAAGGGGAACGAAATGAAAGTCGCTATGGAGAGAATTAAGTTATAAAGAAgttcgttataaagaagtttGACTGTACTACAAAATGCATGCTAATTatcacggtgttacaaaaatgaggttttaaaatatacgcgggcggagacctatcaggttttgtagagctagtcgcactgaatacgaaacggtatttgaaaatcccctaacaaccccaaaatctggagttacgggcaaaaaacggttttttggacctccacccattgaaaaaattctagcttcgacaattttttacccgttttcgatttttttacagtttctgatagaaaataaatatacctttttaacaatgtataaaacatgtaactcggttaaaccacttagaatttataagctgtcaaagttcaaaaattcaattttttttgtcatttgcccaacttcggcatcaatttaaagtatatgttttcaaaacaacatgctatttaaaaaatatattgtaaaactatatctatttcccaattaatcgaggtattttttatgaaaatcacttcaaaattcgcttagaaaaaaatttttttcaatt
Proteins encoded in this region:
- the LOC129915605 gene encoding uncharacterized protein LOC129915605, whose protein sequence is MSKKSNNNKNLKKIVVQRDVTASDLASQMERDLHGDDSKPGCSKKGAKPKQHKKNRLAQGAVSSEASSGSIPPKVEDGTRAEVDAKDGNKPSEAESTPSTITIKARTNPNPGSGGQNDSLYRDSLSGAGKKWYSRFLRQGLSREEAKKKMEERKLANSSEPPKSQDQGKRKSSQITAPQRQEVKKPRTNATVETGLSTVKAGAEALGLSYASVATGIKVAVLPKDFPEASLSADELSTLEEAIIEEVSLGWTHKLKFNGLHYRTGFLLVDCVGQPTADWLKLKASELQNWKGTELMACLGDDIPKMQHITVFLPKSSGQEDRKSLALIQAQNEGLAIQAWRVLKSTAEGKGQLMVISIDSKSADAIVKAQHELHYKFGKIGVSGLKKPSVPTTLHKPGNVAPQGTQEVEMSNTRFPTIDSNQPNETPPTNSLPPLQNTQQSLPSGSQADSLDLMGMEKVRLDDELEDMDLTLSQAGSDVLPTEEEENHLLADEGAIVPIC